A segment of the Salminus brasiliensis chromosome 5, fSalBra1.hap2, whole genome shotgun sequence genome:
CGTAGAGACGAGTGGGCAGACGGGAAAACAGGCTGACCTCACTTACCAGACGTACATCAGACCAAGCAGCAGCATCGGCTGTACTGCCTGGAAATCGAGCACAGTGAGAGGAAGTGACTGCTGTGTGCTTGTAAAACTACAGTGGCCTTTAAGGGGTGGTCTCTCTGGGATCCTGTGAAACTCCTGGGTAAACCCCAAGGAGAAATccccagagaaagagaaaaagagacctTCTGATGTTTATGTCAGTCATTTGTGATTTCACTTTTCAGCTTTCCTCCATGATCGAGAGCTTTCTCACTGTTCTCAAAGGCCTCGGCGTGTCTCGCTGTGGTGGGTTTAAGGCTGCTGATTTCGACTGAGAAAGCTGAACGCTCAGACAGGAAgaactgtgcatgtgtgtagtgGTTGTTGTGGGTGGcctgagagagaaggagaaagagaaaaacagacacTGGTTAAGTGTAAATATCTTGTCACACCCTGCTTAGCGTATGTCTAGTCTGGCTCCTGCGTGGAAAAACGACACATTCAGGAACAGGCAATAGCAATAGAGCCCTTTCAGATGGGGCAGTCAGACAGTCAGATGATGCCTCTAAAGGGTGGATAAGGATTATAGCCACTGCATTCATACTGGTCTCAGCAGTGTTACCCAAGCATTACACTGTGCAAACTAGTGCAAAGTGTCGGAATTGTTCACGCCCATTTCCTATCTAGCAGACAATCTGTGTTTTTGATTGGGGAGGCAggggcaggggggggggggtcgtctTAGATTTgagcaaaaacacaaacagccgTTACAAAGCCCTGCCCAGCCAGCTCCTTCTCACACACCCTTGCTGCACGTTTCACTagacacgcatacacacacacacgcttcaaATTGCAGAtctaagccaaaaaaaaaaagaagcgcCAGCTGAAATCCCCAGAGGGTGCTGAAATTGGTGATGCAGCTTTGTGTAGAAAAACCCCCTCCATTCAGTTCTTGAGTTCCTCAGTCTAGTGCAGACCTCAGGAGCCTAATTAATGAAACTCTGTCCTGAACAACAGTCATTACAACTACACTTCTTTTAATGATGTTTAAGAGGCTCTGGTTTCTTTTCAGAAATTCAATCTGTAAAGCTGCaagtaaaacaaaacacaactccaAGTTTTGCTCCATAAATAAAATAGTTTATTATtgcttaaaataaatacatttttcttCAAATAGAAgccagagagaaaaggaaagatgAGGAAACGTGTCCACCCCGACATCTGGGTAGccaagagagggggggggggtcagctcAGCTTCCAAAAGCCATCCAAGCAGAAACTACAATCATCAAGACAGGGAAAGTAAAAAGTAGACACTGGTAAAAATGACTATATGTACATGTGCAGTATGACAGGACTACTGCTCGGTCTTCCAGCACAGCGTAAAAAGGCTGACCAACAGGCCCTGAGCAGAGTAAACAGAGGGCGCACTCCAAAAACATGAGGTTCTTAGAGACACCAGCTTTAGTTTGCTCACATGGTCTCCTTACAGAACCATGGTCTTGGTAGCCATCTACATTACCTCCTGTCCTGCTGACCCCCCTGCCCTTCCTCCGCCCTCTCTGAGCAAGAGGAAATGACAATGAAGCGTTAACGGCTTGCCATTGCAACCCCCCTTCAGAAGCCCAGCAAGCCTGTGTCCATAAATGGGGCCCAAGCTTTCGGTTCCCAGGCACAAAACCGGCAGGCTTGAAGACTCCTAGGTTGTCAAGGTAAGCAGAGATTAACCTGGCCTGTATCCAccaaccccacccccacccaacaaaacacacactcaccacttGTTCAACACTAAAAAGGCATTACATCTGCTGCAATCTGTTTGGGTATTGGGCATGAAGTGAAGACAGCTAATAAACAAGCCAACCCTCTTTGATTACGAACAGcgtaccatagcaaagacacatgGGCAAGGTTGACCCTTCAGGTTTAAGCTTTTTAAATTAGACTAGCCTGGAAGAGGATCATGGGAGGTGGAAGTCGCTGCCACACTGTGTTTGCTGGTGTTGGCCTGTAACCATCTGAACAAGAGAGCTCCTTTTACCCTTGTTGACTCGAGCCTTCTCTTTTAATagctttatcatttttataatcTTGCCTggtctaaaaataaataataattaatttaagcTCTACCCACGATTATGCAAGATGGAAACCCATGACCCATTTGTTGAGCAGCATTCTTTGTTGGTCCAGTAAATTCAGAGATGAAAACATTAAATCAGGCCACAGTTAAAACCCGGCCATCTTTATTAAACAATAGAGGTCTGTCACACATTTAACCCTCCTTGACAACTaggaacaaataaataaaagctgtgATTTAAGGCAGTTCTACAGCTTAAGCAGAACAGCTGTGATGGCATACTCCACAGTAGATATTGGAAGATATCTAAATGAGTTTGCTTGGTTTCTGTAGCTCAGCACAACATACAGAGCTGAAGATATCAACATGCAGTCGCTGAGAAGTCCATCCCAAATGGACATTGAGACCAAACCATCAGACAGTAACAAATTTCAGAAATTCTCTCCCTCTATCGCAACTGCAACATGAAACTGTCCCTAATGAGGTTTTTACACTGTTCATGTGATCTACATTGGTTTTTGAGGAAACATCATAAGTTATAGGTGAACTGCCTGAAGGGCCGTGAGCACTTCACATTGCACCGAGCTCAAATGATGTTCTGCAAGGTCATTACATTCATGTCTGGAGGGGCCAGGAGCATTATTTAGTACTCCCTCCTCACACAGAGATACAACTctggctggagctccaccattcTTTCAGCAGTGGACCAGAGAAACATCTGGCTGTTCGTCTTTGCTCTCCAGGACCAAGAACAGGGTAATCATCACCTGGTTGCCACATGTCCACCCTTTCAGTGTTTCTCACTGTCCGCATCTCAGCAACTGACTGTGCTGGGCTGCTGTTTGCTGACAAAGTCTGGTATGAAGTCAAACTCATTCTGTCCCAAGAACAGTTCAGGAAGCTCCTGCACCCTGTCTAGTCCCAACTCCATGACCAATGACGTGAGAACCTCCTCGTCGATCAGGTCAGTGTCCATGCCATTGAGACTGAGCGCAGGGCCAGCCATATGCTGCCTATTGGCCAGCTGAGCAGGACCCATGCGGAACTGTGCTCCATTCCCCATGTGGTTCCCGTTCATGACTCCGAGTGGGTGTCCGTGGTACTGGGTGTTGAGTTTCTGCAGGTGCATGCTGGCCATCAGCTGCTGTGAAGTTAGGCCTCCAGCCatgtactgctgctgctgctggcctgGATGCTGGTGCtgtccctgctgctgctggtgcatGTGATGattctgatgctgatgctgctgctgctgctgatgctgctgctgatgctggcCCTGGTTACTGTACATCATGTTGGCTGACTGCATCTGGTGGTGACCCATCGGTGCTCCATTCATCTGCCCGTTCATAGGGCCCACCATGTTGGCCCGCTGCTGCCATGTTGGGCCGGCCTCCATGGCTCCCTGAGGGCCGTAGTGCATCATCTGTCCATTGGGCATAGCTCTTAGGCCAGGCTGGGGTCCGTGTTGCTGGCTATTCATGCCCATCCGGTACCCGTGGAGGCCGTTGTTGGCCTGGCCGTGGCTCATGGGCATCATCATGTGCTCTGCCATGGCTTCTCCCTTTATTTAAAACAAGGCAAGACGGCATTAGATTCAGAACAATCACTGTTGGTTTGCTACCACACCTGCAGCTATTAAGGACCATTTAAACCTACTCAGAATGTGCTGAGCATGCAAGCAAGACCAAGAATACCAAGCAAACACCAGAATGCACCACTGCCAGGCTAGAGTAGGTGACACTAACGGGCATTTAAGACGTGAGACGACAAATAATGCTAAGCTGTTGACAGATGTTAGGCTTCAATATGGACGACTGAAGGCTACAGTTTGGACAGGCGGATATTGCTCAGTTGCTTTAACAGTCAGGGCTGCGGTTAAACAAACTCAGTCCTCCGAGACGCCTGCTTGTGGCAACACAAAGATCTGCAAGGTTCCTCCTCAATAAGCATTGACTTTTACCACAGGAGTATAGCCATGGTGTctctccccccttctctctctctctctctctctctctctctctctcgccttctttctctcttttcttttaatCCAGCTGGTTACCCATGATTGCCACTCAAGTGCCACCACCACTGAAAAATATCACTGATGCAAATCCAGACCTCTTTGCAGTTGCCCTGATTAAGATTACACAACTGCCCATCAAAACAATAAGTCCGCTGCTTTACAGCGCGCGCTGTGCTCAAAGCGGCCGCGGCAACAAAGAGAACAGCAGCGCGAGCCCACTTGAACCGAGGTTAGCCGCACAGAAGCGTCCCCGTTACACCTCTGAACTGACGCTAACGTTATGCTAGCCTGGAAGGGTAAGAAAGTAGCAGCGAGAGGAACAATGGAGCCAGCAGCCCAGAGCCGCACAACGCTTCATAGTCACAATTCATCCTTACCCTGAGTCCTGAGGCTCTCCAAACTCTGCAACTTGCCCGTGTCAAGACACAACCAGGTTTACTTCAGCAGCGCGACGACGAGCCTCGGCGAGATTACAGTTTATATTCCAGAGGGCTGAGCTGCATGCTGAATCCGCGGCGCTCTAGGAGatcgtgtgcgtgcgtgtgtgtgtgtgcagtggaggAGTGTGGAGGTTTTATGGAGAGCTCAgcaggggaggggaggggaggagggaCCGGTGCAACAACGCTCAAACCAGGATTATGATTGGCTCCGAATAGTGTTTGTGTGCCGAGAGAGACCCAATTAAAAACCACGAACCAGTGGATTGTTTCTCACTGCAGGCAGTTGTAGTTTTTTTCTACGGTTTTCTAAGTAACATTTAGTAACATTACTAACATAGAAAGCttagatagaaagaaagataaatagATAACTACCTAGAAAGAACAGTAgatctatagatagatatatatatatatatatagctagatagatatgcagatagatagatagctacatagacagatagacagatagatatgcAGATAGAAAGATTGCTACATAGATAGACCGATAGATCAACAGATATATcagtagatagatagaaataTAGCTAGATAGAAATATAGCTAGATACCTAGAAAGAACAATAGATCTATACATAGAACTATATAGCTAGATAGAAATATAGCTAGATATGTAGATAGAAAGAAGGctgcatagatagatagatagatagatagatagataggtagatagatagatggatagattgataggtagatagataggtatatatatatatatatagatatatagttatgtagatagaaagatagctacctagatagatagatccagagcaacttacaaaagtgctttactgtttactcagaaaaatacctgagcttagatactactaaacacaaaagtaagTGTGAAGACCACAACACTCGACTCTAGACTTTGCCCAAATACTCTTGGAAGAGAAGGGTCTTCAGTTGACATTTGAATTCAGTGAGCgactcccaggggaagtttgttacaccacttcggtgccaggacagaaaaaagcctgaatgcttgtcttccgtagatagatagataccaAAATATTGAGTATCAGCCAATATCAATACTCAACATTTTGATTCACATTATAGATGCTTACACACTTTAAAATATGTGTTTTAACTGTTTATTGAGTGATTtcatagaagaagcacttttgattccataaagaaccatgtttgtaatagagtcAAGCAAAAGTGATTCTTGATGCCAAGAAATcaccatttttaagagtgtacagaaCAACTAAGCTTAAAACGGAGCTACTTTTAATTGGAGAACTTTACCACTTAAGACAAATATGTGCAAGTGTATTTACACTACTTTTACACTCTAGTAccccacaggaagaaacacacagctaacaacatcacatcacacagtatgagagtgtgtgctgCGTCAGGCAAGATTGTATCAgagtcattcttttttttccttctgacATCCGATCCAGAATTTAGTCCAATAATCTTCTAACCTTTTAGAAAGTTGTGAAACAAAGAACTAAGAAAAAAGTGCATGAAGTTTAATTAACAAAGAACCAGCCTGCCCACATTGCTAAGGTAGAGGATTAGATTTGAGTGACAGGCTCAGCAGTGTCTCAGCAGTCTCTAGACGTGTTCATGTATGCTTCAGCCCTTTTGTTTTCCATTTATCAAGAACGACTGTGCGTATTTTTGAgtttgagagagcgagagagaaaaattTGGCAGCTCAGTGGAAGTCCATGTGACCCAGGGCTGTGTTGtgcagtgtgtatatgtgtgtgtgatgtggggaAGGGATGAGGGGGAGAGGGGAGGGAAGGGGGTGGAGTGCTGGTGCTATTCTGGGCCACCGGCTGCAGTGGTAGGACTAACTGTGTAGGCAGCGGCTGCACGTGCAATTTAGCAGCAACTCTAGAAACCAGTGCTCCAaccaacacaaaacaaaacaaactgagATGACTGGATCAAACTTTCTGCCCGATGCTCTTGAGCATGTTGGATTAAAACAGTGAGAATAGCCTCCATTAGAGAGGCATTTAGTAAGTTGTTCAGCCTGTCTGTTTGGGACCACAAGGAATCAACATCCTCTGTGTGGGCTTGATGGCTCGGTGTTTACTGAAAGCTCAACGCTGGTTAAAGGAGTGCCGCCTCCTCCAAAGTGCATTATGTCTCACACAAATTAGCATCTGCATTCTGCAGGCTTGTGCCCTAATTTGCATGACAGTGTGTTCGGCCCTTGGTGAAAACCATCCCATACAGCAGGTCTGCTGCTGTCGAGTCATGTTCTAACACAGtcagcatttgtttttttttttgtaatctcATCATGCGGCGGATTTTCAAAAAGAAGTCACAGGTTTATTATCAACCAGATCAGGCTAACCCCCAGCACTTTTTCAAACCATGCTGAGGCAAGCTAAAGCAAGCAACAGTCAAACACAAAAGGTAATATAGGCATTTACAGTGCTATGCCTATTTTAGTGTTCACAGCTCTGCaagtaaaactgtgtttagtTACAACCATTTTCCAAAGAGACATAGTAAAACATTGCTAGCTCTCTTAAGACGTATAACTCCTGCCCTGCTCAGTTGTCAAACTAGGACTTAAGCATCATAAAAAAGGCGTTTTCTGCAGTGTTATGACATTGGACGTGTTACTTCTAAGGACATGGGCCTGGTCCATGGGAAATTAAACAATAGGCGTTCTTTATTTACCTAATATTTCAGTCCCCTACAGGGATATAGGCATATATAAGGAAGATCAGGCCCAGTGTCTATTGATATAAATAATTTCAACATTTGATTGCCTAATCAAACAGACACATCTACCACACCCTGCCTCCGGTCAGTGCTTTAGTGTCGCAGAGAGCGCCTGTGTTTGCGCTGTATCTATCTGTTCTGCCGCAGGCTCTTCTTTAACCCTTTCTTAATGTGTAGTTGGGCAGAGCAGCCCTTGCTCTTTTCCAGGGCGCTTTCCTCCCCCACACCTGATTAACAAAGATACCAGAGGGTGGAGGAGGGGCCGACCAACTGCCACCAGGAGCTGCTCCACATAGCAGCCAGggatggtctctctctctctctctctctctctctcactctctctgtatGGCTTGGACCTTTCTCTAGGTTGCTTGGTGACATGTTTTAACCTTGTTCGTACTTTTAATTACATGAGCATACACCACTGGAAACCTCACTGGATTTAGTGCAAATATATCTGCTCAGTTTTGACAGTGGTACCAAAACATCATGCACAAGGCATTTTTTTTCAGTGACCTTCTCCGCTTCTAAGGGCACAGGCCTGAAGTAAACCTTGTGTAGAGAACTGTTTTATGCATGGGAAATGTACTTTTCATAAACCCGTGAGGCCTTTTACTGTCCTGGATCTACAGATGCGTTCTCCAAACCATCTCCATTACCCGCTCATACAGTAAATGAAAGTGGACTGTTTGTCACTCTCTCCATGATTGTTTTGATCCATCAGAGGATCACTTCTCCTCCCCCCATCCCCCACGTACTGAGCTCATTACCCAGGTGTGTCCCCCTACCCTGTTTATTTACCTCCTGCATGACCCCTCGCCCGTTTGCCCGTTCTCAGTTGTCTCCAGCTCTGGTGTATTATTGTGAAGCGGGATGGCTCAGCAGGACAGCGCTGGAATGCTCTCGGCCTCTGAGCCCATGTTTATGGTAGAGCTAGGAGTAATGGCCCGTATTTGTGTTCCTTTCTGTGTTTGGAATGCAGGCATGCCTTTGGCATGCACTCTACCCAGCTGGCCTTTAGCAAACAGGAGGAGCATGGAAAGAAAAGGAGATTCAGCAGGGTCATATTGGTTTAGAGTGGTTAGGATCCGTAAGCTGGCTTGAACCAGGCTCTGTGTTGAAACTGctaaaactaatatatataattggtTTTATATGGTGTCCTTAAAAGGTAAATTGGACTTAAAGGCCTATGGTGTGTGGGCAC
Coding sequences within it:
- the cited4b gene encoding cbp/p300-interacting transactivator 4b; this translates as MAEHMMMPMSHGQANNGLHGYRMGMNSQQHGPQPGLRAMPNGQMMHYGPQGAMEAGPTWQQRANMVGPMNGQMNGAPMGHHQMQSANMMYSNQGQHQQQHQQQQQHQHQNHHMHQQQQGQHQHPGQQQQQYMAGGLTSQQLMASMHLQKLNTQYHGHPLGVMNGNHMGNGAQFRMGPAQLANRQHMAGPALSLNGMDTDLIDEEVLTSLVMELGLDRVQELPELFLGQNEFDFIPDFVSKQQPSTVSC